One Allostreptomyces psammosilenae DNA segment encodes these proteins:
- a CDS encoding trans-aconitate 2-methyltransferase: MPTKSEWDPDQYRRHADDRARPFHDLLARVPDTPPPARVTDLGCGAAHTTTALLLRRWPDAHITGVDNSPEMLRAAEPHAGPSPTGRGRLSLRLADITEWRPEPGEEPDLLISNAALHWVPGHAHLFPRWIDALPPGGVFAFQVPGNFSAPSHTLLNELRESPRWRDEVGGTAGGLAPDGPAVLDPAGYLEVLASLGCTVDAWETTYLHVLRGEDPVLDWVRGTTLRPVLTRLAPERHAEFLAEYGALLRQAYPATPHGTVLPFRRIFVVARKA; encoded by the coding sequence GTGCCGACGAAGAGCGAGTGGGACCCGGACCAGTACCGCCGGCACGCCGACGACCGAGCCCGTCCCTTCCACGACCTGCTCGCCCGCGTCCCGGACACCCCGCCCCCGGCCCGCGTCACCGACCTCGGCTGCGGCGCCGCCCACACCACCACCGCCCTGCTGCTGCGCCGCTGGCCCGACGCGCACATCACCGGCGTGGACAACTCGCCCGAGATGCTGCGCGCCGCAGAACCGCACGCCGGCCCCTCCCCCACCGGGCGCGGACGGCTCTCACTGCGCCTCGCCGACATCACCGAGTGGCGGCCGGAACCCGGCGAGGAACCCGACCTGCTGATCTCCAACGCCGCGCTCCACTGGGTGCCCGGCCACGCCCACCTCTTCCCCCGGTGGATCGACGCCCTGCCGCCCGGCGGCGTCTTCGCCTTCCAGGTGCCGGGCAACTTCTCAGCGCCGTCGCACACCCTGCTGAACGAGCTCCGCGAGTCGCCGCGCTGGCGGGACGAGGTGGGCGGGACCGCCGGCGGCCTCGCCCCCGACGGCCCGGCGGTGCTCGATCCGGCCGGATACCTGGAGGTGCTGGCGTCCCTCGGCTGCACCGTCGACGCCTGGGAGACGACCTACCTGCACGTGCTGCGGGGCGAGGACCCGGTGCTCGACTGGGTGCGCGGCACGACGCTGCGCCCCGTGCTCACCCGGCTGGCGCCGGAGCGGCACGCGGAGTTCCTGGCCGAGTACGGCGCCCTGCTGCGCCAGGCCTACCCGGCGACGCCGCACGGGACGGTGCTGCCGTTCCGCCGGATCTTCGTCGTCGCCCGGAAGGCGTGA
- a CDS encoding ABC-F family ATP-binding cassette domain-containing protein has protein sequence MPAAPGPPAPATTANNRPPPEPESSATSASNGTSQLVLRNVSRGYAGRPVLEGVDLSVAPGERVCVVGENGAGKSTLLRLMAGREKPDRGEVVLHAPGGVGYLGQIPDFPPGGSVQDALDDALADLRELERRLHAAEQALAAASEAELPPLLAAYGDLLDAFQARDGYAADARFDAAVQALGLAHVPRDRPLGSLSGGEQSRLALACVLAASPELLLLDEPTNHLDRGALDWLEARLVDHRGTVVAVSHDRLFLERVATALVEVDGDRRTVRRHGVGYPEYLQARAAARRRWEREYRDFTAEAERLGALAEQATAALTGAARPDRGSGHTPGRHQRSVQGQLSSRVRAANERLRRLREHPVPPPPRPLRFTARLPTAGAAPLPGGGPGGPGRSDGSGRPGGPGSSGAAPGLDGEPLVTLRAVAVGDRLRVEELEIAPGERLLVTGPNGAGKTTLLRVLAGDLAPDRGSVRGPGPEHIGWLPQEVPASPAPRRTLLAAFAEGLPGEPEEHRQTLLSLGLFRAEDLATPVGGLSAGQRRRLALARMVENRADLLLLDEPTNHLSPALVEDLEEALGSYQGALVVVSHDRLWVDRFTGRRCAMSGGRLREASTG, from the coding sequence ATGCCTGCCGCGCCCGGGCCACCGGCCCCCGCGACCACCGCGAACAACCGACCGCCACCGGAACCGGAGTCGTCAGCCACGTCCGCCTCGAACGGCACCTCCCAACTCGTCCTGCGGAACGTCAGCCGCGGGTACGCCGGCCGACCCGTCCTGGAGGGCGTCGACCTGAGCGTCGCGCCGGGCGAGCGGGTCTGCGTGGTCGGGGAGAACGGCGCCGGCAAGTCCACCCTGCTGCGGCTGATGGCGGGGCGGGAGAAGCCGGACCGCGGCGAGGTCGTGCTGCACGCCCCCGGCGGCGTCGGCTACCTGGGCCAGATCCCCGACTTCCCGCCCGGCGGCAGCGTCCAGGACGCCCTTGACGACGCCCTGGCGGACCTCCGCGAGCTGGAACGCCGGCTGCACGCCGCCGAGCAGGCCCTCGCTGCCGCCTCCGAGGCCGAACTGCCGCCCCTGCTCGCCGCCTACGGCGACCTGCTGGACGCCTTCCAGGCCCGCGACGGCTACGCCGCCGACGCCCGGTTCGACGCCGCCGTGCAGGCGCTCGGCCTGGCGCACGTCCCCCGCGACCGCCCGCTCGGCTCGCTCTCCGGCGGCGAGCAGTCCCGGCTGGCGCTGGCCTGCGTGCTGGCCGCCTCCCCGGAACTGCTGCTCCTGGACGAGCCCACCAACCACCTGGACCGGGGGGCGCTGGACTGGCTGGAGGCCCGTCTGGTGGACCACCGGGGCACGGTCGTCGCGGTCTCGCACGACCGGCTGTTCCTGGAGCGGGTGGCCACCGCCCTGGTGGAGGTGGACGGCGACCGCCGCACCGTGCGGCGGCACGGCGTCGGCTACCCGGAGTACCTCCAGGCCCGGGCCGCCGCGCGGCGCCGCTGGGAGCGGGAGTACCGCGACTTCACGGCCGAGGCGGAGCGGCTGGGCGCGCTCGCCGAGCAGGCGACGGCGGCGCTGACCGGCGCGGCCCGGCCGGACCGCGGCTCCGGGCACACCCCCGGCCGGCACCAGCGCTCGGTGCAGGGGCAGCTCTCCAGCCGGGTCCGTGCCGCGAACGAGCGGCTGCGACGGCTGCGGGAGCATCCCGTGCCGCCTCCGCCGAGGCCGTTGCGGTTCACCGCGCGGCTCCCGACGGCCGGCGCCGCACCGCTGCCGGGCGGCGGCCCCGGCGGCCCCGGCCGCTCCGATGGTTCCGGCCGCCCCGGCGGTCCGGGTAGCTCCGGGGCGGCGCCGGGGTTGGACGGCGAACCGCTGGTCACCCTGCGCGCGGTGGCGGTCGGCGACCGGCTGCGGGTGGAGGAGCTGGAGATCGCCCCGGGCGAACGGCTGCTCGTCACCGGGCCGAACGGCGCGGGCAAGACCACCCTGCTGCGGGTGCTCGCCGGCGACCTGGCGCCGGACCGCGGGAGCGTCCGCGGCCCCGGCCCGGAACACATCGGGTGGCTGCCGCAGGAGGTGCCCGCGTCCCCGGCGCCCCGCCGCACGCTGCTGGCCGCCTTCGCGGAAGGGCTGCCCGGGGAACCGGAGGAGCACCGGCAGACCCTGCTCTCCCTCGGCCTGTTCCGCGCCGAGGACCTCGCCACGCCCGTGGGCGGGCTCTCCGCCGGCCAGCGGCGGCGGCTGGCGCTGGCCCGGATGGTGGAGAACCGGGCCGACCTGCTGCTGCTGGACGAGCCGACGAACCACCTGTCGCCGGCGCTGGTGGAGGACCTGGAGGAGGCCCTCGGCTCCTACCAGGGGGCGCTGGTGGTCGTCTCGCACGACCGGCTGTGGGTGGACCGCTTCACCGGGCGACGCTGCGCGATGAGCGGCGGGCGGTTGCGGGAGGCGTCCACCGGCTGA
- a CDS encoding OsmC family protein, with protein MAARPPKTHSYALTVNWTGNLGTGTGSYAGYSRDHEITAPGKPVLLGSSDPSFRGDPARYNPEELLVASLSQCHMLWYLGLCPGAGVTVTAYRDEPTGTMLEEPGGAGHFTEVVLRPRITVASAEMVEAATALHERAHAMCFIARSVNFPVRHEPVIEVEPAG; from the coding sequence ATGGCAGCCAGGCCACCGAAGACGCACAGCTACGCGCTCACCGTGAACTGGACGGGCAACCTCGGCACGGGCACCGGCTCCTACGCCGGCTACTCGCGGGACCACGAGATCACCGCCCCGGGCAAGCCGGTGCTCCTGGGCTCCTCGGACCCGTCCTTCCGCGGCGACCCGGCCCGCTACAACCCGGAGGAGCTGCTGGTCGCCTCGCTCTCCCAGTGCCACATGCTGTGGTACCTGGGCCTGTGTCCCGGCGCGGGGGTGACCGTCACCGCCTACCGTGACGAGCCCACCGGCACCATGCTGGAGGAGCCCGGCGGCGCCGGGCACTTCACCGAGGTGGTGCTGCGCCCCCGGATCACGGTCGCCTCCGCCGAGATGGTGGAGGCCGCCACCGCCCTGCACGAGCGCGCCCACGCGATGTGCTTCATCGCCCGCTCGGTGAACTTCCCGGTGCGCCACGAGCCGGTGATCGAGGTCGAGCCGGCCGGATAG
- a CDS encoding SDR family NAD(P)-dependent oxidoreductase: MLDAGLAGKGVLVTGAHRGIGAATALAFAAQGARVAVHHIAGGFSAPEGVTFEHGVGGAEEARRVAELAAQAGAERVVTVGADLSAPGAAGALFDTVEERLGPVDVLVNNAAHCESPDDVLALTADGLHRHYRVNVHAPALLTAELARRRRDAADRAATGGGHAHRPAAVVNVSTDAARAFPGQVGYGTSKAALEAFTRAAAIELGPLGIRVNAVAPGPVQTGWMSPRLVREVEPTIPLRRVGRPEDVAAAVVFLASAQAEWITGQVLQVAGGHAL, encoded by the coding sequence ATGCTTGATGCCGGTCTGGCGGGCAAGGGAGTTCTGGTCACCGGAGCGCACCGGGGGATCGGCGCGGCGACGGCCCTGGCCTTCGCCGCCCAGGGGGCCCGGGTGGCCGTGCACCACATCGCCGGCGGCTTCTCCGCCCCGGAGGGCGTCACCTTCGAACACGGCGTCGGCGGGGCCGAGGAGGCCCGGCGGGTCGCGGAGCTGGCGGCCCAGGCGGGCGCCGAGCGGGTGGTGACCGTCGGGGCGGACCTCTCCGCGCCGGGCGCGGCCGGAGCGCTGTTCGACACCGTCGAGGAGCGGCTCGGCCCCGTCGACGTGCTGGTGAACAACGCCGCCCACTGCGAGAGCCCGGACGACGTGCTGGCGCTCACCGCCGACGGCCTGCACCGGCACTACCGCGTCAACGTCCACGCCCCCGCCCTGCTCACCGCCGAACTGGCCCGGCGCCGCCGGGACGCGGCGGACCGCGCGGCGACCGGCGGCGGCCACGCCCACCGACCGGCCGCCGTGGTCAACGTCTCCACGGACGCCGCCCGCGCCTTCCCCGGCCAGGTCGGCTACGGCACGTCGAAGGCGGCCCTGGAGGCGTTCACCCGCGCCGCCGCCATCGAGCTCGGGCCGCTGGGGATCCGGGTGAACGCAGTCGCCCCGGGGCCGGTGCAGACCGGCTGGATGTCGCCGCGGCTGGTGCGGGAGGTCGAGCCGACCATCCCGCTGCGCCGGGTCGGGCGCCCGGAGGACGTCGCCGCCGCGGTGGTCTTCCTGGCCTCCGCCCAGGCCGAGTGGATCACCGGGCAGGTGCTCCAGGTGGCCGGCGGCCACGCGCTGTGA
- a CDS encoding aminoglycoside phosphotransferase family protein, with protein MTTELFPADLPVTATVSRTADGRAWLARLPALVDDLRERWSLRLGAPFQGGSCSWVAPARLPDGEPAVLKVSWPHREAVGEAEALRLWDGRGAIRVYRHDPADYALLLERCEPGDTLGDSDHIDASRRLLLGAEVLAELWRAAPPHGTGLERLGDVTAEWADLVEERMERLRPGFDPGLVAHGARLLRELPGSAGREVVLHGDFNPGNVLAARRRPWLAIDAKPMIGDPGYDPWPLLEQVDDPFAHADPRRVLTERFALLAPVLGEEARRLQAWAAARRVESALWAAEHGESAFAEESMAKARLLADLAGL; from the coding sequence ATGACCACGGAACTCTTCCCGGCCGACCTGCCGGTGACCGCCACGGTGTCCCGGACGGCGGACGGCCGCGCCTGGCTGGCACGGCTGCCGGCGCTGGTCGACGACCTCCGGGAGCGCTGGTCCCTGCGCCTGGGGGCGCCCTTCCAGGGCGGAAGCTGCTCCTGGGTGGCGCCCGCGCGACTGCCGGACGGCGAGCCGGCGGTGCTCAAGGTCAGCTGGCCGCACCGGGAGGCCGTCGGCGAGGCGGAGGCGCTGCGGCTGTGGGACGGGCGGGGCGCCATCCGGGTGTACCGCCACGACCCGGCGGACTACGCGCTGCTGCTGGAGCGGTGCGAACCGGGCGACACCCTGGGCGACAGCGACCACATCGACGCCTCCCGCCGGCTGCTGCTCGGAGCCGAGGTGCTCGCGGAGCTGTGGCGGGCGGCGCCGCCGCACGGGACGGGCCTGGAGCGCCTCGGCGACGTCACCGCCGAGTGGGCCGACCTGGTCGAGGAACGCATGGAGCGGTTGCGCCCCGGCTTCGATCCGGGGCTGGTGGCGCACGGCGCCCGGCTGCTCCGCGAACTGCCGGGGAGCGCCGGGCGGGAAGTCGTGCTCCACGGCGACTTCAACCCGGGGAACGTGCTGGCCGCCCGCCGTCGCCCCTGGCTGGCCATCGACGCGAAGCCGATGATCGGCGATCCGGGGTACGACCCGTGGCCGCTGCTGGAGCAGGTCGACGACCCGTTCGCGCACGCCGATCCCCGCCGCGTGCTGACGGAGCGCTTCGCGCTGCTGGCCCCCGTGCTCGGCGAGGAGGCGCGGCGGCTCCAGGCGTGGGCCGCGGCGCGCCGGGTGGAGTCGGCGCTGTGGGCCGCGGAGCACGGCGAGTCGGCTTTCGCCGAGGAGTCGATGGCGAAGGCCCGGCTGCTGGCGGACCTCGCCGGCCTCTGA
- a CDS encoding zinc-binding dehydrogenase — protein sequence MRVVRATAVGGPEVLVAGEAPDPVAGPGQVVVGVSVAGIDFVETQLRRGESPGPALPELPYVPGAVVAGQVLSVGPDVDPDWVGRRVVTHGENGGYLERAVARAENLITVPEALDLADAAALLDDGSTAVGLLEGAPAEPAAWVLVEAAGGGVGSLLVQLARAAGARVIGAARGERKLALVRELGADLAVDYTEPDWAERVRRATGGAGPDLVFDGVGGAIGRAAFGVTARGGTFSVHGAASGASTVIDPEEVRLRRLTVVGLEQLADFLPQVRRRAERALAEAAAGRLRPVVGQTFPLERAADAHAAMESRRVIGKTLLLV from the coding sequence ATGCGAGTGGTGCGGGCGACGGCGGTCGGCGGGCCGGAGGTGCTGGTGGCGGGGGAGGCGCCGGACCCGGTGGCCGGGCCGGGGCAGGTCGTGGTGGGGGTGTCCGTCGCGGGCATCGACTTCGTGGAGACGCAGCTGCGGCGCGGCGAGTCCCCCGGGCCCGCCCTGCCGGAGCTGCCCTACGTGCCGGGCGCCGTGGTGGCCGGTCAGGTCCTCTCGGTCGGGCCGGACGTGGACCCGGACTGGGTCGGCCGGAGGGTCGTCACCCACGGGGAGAACGGGGGTTACCTGGAGCGGGCCGTGGCCCGGGCGGAGAACCTGATCACCGTGCCGGAGGCGCTCGACCTGGCGGACGCCGCGGCCCTGCTGGACGACGGCAGCACCGCGGTCGGCCTGCTGGAGGGCGCGCCGGCGGAGCCGGCGGCCTGGGTGCTGGTGGAGGCGGCCGGTGGCGGGGTCGGCAGCCTGCTGGTGCAGTTGGCGCGGGCGGCCGGGGCGCGGGTCATCGGGGCGGCGCGGGGAGAGCGGAAGCTGGCGCTGGTGCGCGAGCTGGGCGCCGACCTGGCGGTGGACTACACCGAGCCGGACTGGGCCGAGCGGGTGCGCCGGGCGACCGGCGGCGCCGGCCCGGACCTGGTCTTCGACGGCGTGGGCGGGGCGATCGGCCGGGCGGCGTTCGGGGTGACGGCCCGCGGCGGCACGTTCTCCGTGCACGGGGCGGCCAGCGGCGCGTCCACCGTGATCGACCCGGAGGAGGTGCGGCTGCGCCGGTTGACCGTGGTGGGGCTGGAGCAGCTCGCCGACTTCCTGCCGCAGGTGCGGCGCCGGGCCGAGCGGGCGCTGGCCGAGGCGGCGGCGGGCCGGCTGCGGCCGGTCGTCGGGCAGACCTTCCCCCTGGAACGGGCCGCCGACGCGCACGCGGCGATGGAGTCCCGGCGGG